A single window of Jaculus jaculus isolate mJacJac1 chromosome 14, mJacJac1.mat.Y.cur, whole genome shotgun sequence DNA harbors:
- the Ceacam1 gene encoding carcinoembryonic antigen-related cell adhesion molecule 1 isoform X2 produces MVQLFSTRRTEQAAEAMEPCPVPLQGLLLTASLLTFWNVAATAQLTVEAVPPNAVEGQDALLPAHSEGQKFYGYIWYKGSQVHESHLIIRHIISTNITVTGPAYTGRETVYPNGSLLLQNLTLNDSGVYTLQKVDEVLQSQNVVVKLSVYPLLPKPSIRSNNSDPVEGEDSVALTCEPKSEGTTYHWRVNGQNLPEDARLQLSTDNTTLILLSVTRNDTGPYQCETWNPVSANRSDSVSLNVLYGPDTPTISPSEFYFQAGTNLNLSCQAASNPPSQYSWFINGIPQSYSSELLIPNITTNDSGSYSCFVNNSVTGLNRTAVKNITILEPVTQPSIQTINSTVAEDDSVTLTCLSEGHAAVSIRWLFNNEELRLTDRMKLTRNNSVLTIDPVWRADAGLYQCEVSNPVSSRKSGLFRLVVLFDPTRSPGLSGGAIAGIVVGSVAGVTLAAALAYFLYFRKTGGSGPL; encoded by the exons ATGGTTCAGCTCTTCTCCACCAGGAGGACCGAGCAGGCGGCCGAGGCCATGGAGCCGTGCCCCGTCCCTCTGCAAGGACTTCTGCTCACAG cctCACTTCTAACCTTCTGGAATGTGGCGGCCACTGCCCAGCTCACTGTTGAAGCTGTACCGCCCAATGCGGTTGAGGGACAGGATGCTCTTCTACCTGCCCACAGCGAGGGACAGAAGTTTTATGGCTACATCTGGTACAAAGGGAGCCAGGTGCATGAAAGCCACCTGATTATACGGCATATAATATCCACGAACATAACAGTGACGGGCCCCGCATACACCGGGCGAGAGACCGTGTACCCCAATGGATCCCTGCTGCTGCAGAATCTCACCCTGAACGACTCGGGAGTCTACACCCTCCAAAAAGTGGATGAGGTGCTTCAAAGTCAGAACGTGGTTGTGAAACTCAGCGTATACC CGCTGCTCCCCAAACCTTCCATCAGAAGCAATAACAGTGACCCTGTGGAGGGTGAGGATTCTGTAGCGTTAACGTGTGAACCTAAGAGTGAAGGAACAACTTACCATTGGAGGGTGAACGGTCAGAACCTTCCAGAGGATGCCAGACTGCAGCTGTCCACAGACAACACGACTCTCATTTTACTTAGCGTCACAAGGAATGACACAGGGCCTTATCAGTGTGAAACCTGGAACCCAGTGTCGGCCAACCGAAGTGACTCAGTCTCTCTCAATGTTCTCT ATGGCCCGGACACCCCCACAATATCCCCCTCAGAATTCTATTTCCAAGCAGGGACTAACCTCAACCTCTCCTGCCAAGCGGCCTCTAACCCACCCTCCCAGTACTCCTGGTTTATCAATGGGATTCCACAGTCCTACTCATCAGAGCTCCTTATCCCCAACATCACTACAAATGATAGTGGAAGTTACTCTTGCTTCGTCAATAATTCTGTCACGGGCCTCAATAGGACCGCAGTCAAGAACATTACCATCCTTG AGCCGGTGACGCAGCCCTCCATCCAGACCATCAACAGCACCGTCGCGGAAGATGACTCTGTCACCCTGACCTGCCTCTCAGAGGGTCACGCTGCAGTCTCCATCCGGTGGCTCTTCAATAACGAGGAGCTGCGGCTCACGGACAGGATGAAGCTGACCAGGAACAACAGCGTCCTCACCATTGACCCGGTCTGGAGGGCCGACGCCGGGCTCTATCAGTGTGAGGTGTCCAACCCTGTGAGCTCCAGAAAGAGTGGCCTCTTCCGGCTGGTTGTCCTCT